In Meiothermus ruber DSM 1279, the following proteins share a genomic window:
- a CDS encoding SDH family Clp fold serine proteinase, which translates to MDIFFQLFWLFFILSALSPYLTQQMLLAARTRRITDLERKRKSRVITLIHRQEGFSFLGIPFARYIDIDDSEQVLRAIRMTDQSVPIDLILHTPGGLVLAAEQIAEALLKHPAKVTVFVPHYAMSGGTLIALAADEIVMDPNAVLGPVDPQLGQYPAASILRVLEQKPIAEIDDQTLIMADVARKALFQVKRTVAGLLRKHFDEQKSQELAELLSQGTWTHDYPISVEEARSMGLRVSTEMPLEVYELMGMYPQPRGGKPSVQYVPLPYGREEPRPKHR; encoded by the coding sequence ATGGACATTTTCTTTCAGTTGTTCTGGCTGTTTTTCATCCTTTCAGCCCTCAGCCCATATCTCACCCAGCAGATGCTGCTGGCAGCAAGAACCCGGCGGATTACCGACCTCGAGCGCAAGCGCAAGAGCCGCGTGATCACCTTAATCCACCGGCAGGAGGGGTTTTCCTTTTTGGGCATTCCATTTGCACGTTACATTGATATAGACGATTCCGAACAGGTTCTGCGGGCCATCCGCATGACCGATCAAAGCGTACCCATCGACCTGATCCTGCACACCCCTGGTGGGCTGGTGCTGGCTGCCGAGCAGATCGCCGAGGCCCTTCTTAAGCATCCCGCCAAGGTAACGGTATTTGTACCGCACTACGCCATGTCGGGCGGAACCTTAATTGCCCTGGCTGCCGACGAGATCGTGATGGATCCCAATGCGGTGCTGGGGCCGGTGGATCCCCAGCTTGGGCAGTATCCGGCTGCTTCCATCCTGCGCGTGCTGGAGCAAAAGCCCATTGCCGAGATCGACGATCAGACCCTGATTATGGCCGACGTGGCCCGCAAAGCCCTTTTCCAGGTAAAGCGTACGGTGGCCGGCCTGCTACGCAAACACTTTGATGAACAGAAAAGCCAGGAGCTGGCTGAGCTGCTCTCCCAAGGCACCTGGACGCACGATTACCCCATTAGCGTGGAAGAGGCGCGCAGCATGGGCCTTCGGGTCTCAACCGAGATGCCCTTGGAGGTTTACGAGTTGATGGGTATGTACCCCCAGCCACGGGGCGGGAAACCCAGCGTGCAGTATGTGCCCCTGCCCTATGGGCGGGAGGAGCCCAGACCCAAGCATCGCTAG
- a CDS encoding phosphate-starvation-inducible PsiE family protein, whose translation MITQRGLLELFKVVTRVIFNLVLVALLIGLLVSVARTLLDLGLAVSQPTVRLGLKDLVTNVLSLVIVLELVRAFVDYFEFDRIRAEILVEVAVAFVLREMMLGLFAGEIKGLDILVWSAGILALIGARALAIAFPYSKGPARSGQ comes from the coding sequence ATGATCACACAGAGAGGGCTGCTCGAGCTGTTCAAGGTGGTTACCAGGGTTATCTTCAACCTGGTTCTGGTGGCTTTGCTGATAGGGTTGCTGGTAAGCGTGGCCCGCACCCTGCTGGATCTTGGCCTGGCCGTCAGCCAACCCACGGTGCGGCTGGGCCTCAAGGATCTGGTCACCAATGTGTTGTCCTTGGTGATTGTGCTCGAGCTGGTGCGGGCGTTTGTAGACTACTTCGAATTCGACCGCATCCGGGCCGAGATTTTGGTAGAAGTGGCGGTTGCCTTTGTGCTGCGCGAGATGATGCTGGGTTTGTTTGCCGGCGAAATCAAGGGGCTGGATATTTTGGTTTGGAGCGCGGGCATTCTGGCTCTCATTGGGGCCAGGGCCTTGGCCATTGCATTCCCTTACAGCAAGGGGCCCGCGCGGTCTGGCCAGTAG
- a CDS encoding tyrosine-type recombinase/integrase — translation MLVPLANWYDPAKRRLEAVRATQERNQEALLELLEAYLTLKSRKRATLSPRTLENYRLAVRDYLAWAWSETQSLEILKASSDDLDRYIAHLQLYGGNLEPGERQRLKPGSIATYLAGVRAFYRALEWANAAKLPQVHSPRDPTPPEERRPALPEDLYKKLLDHLSGADPEHRRDRLAVRLMAEAGLRISEVINLSLDDLSLAERLLLVRAGKGGKQRTVPLSKSLAQEIQDWLKLRLAHAAPNEQSLLINLGGRKAYGRAMTDKSLRRILNQHYRDLGFPKRYYGAHMLRHTAGTRIYKKSRDLHATARLLGHANVNTSAIYAKMDLAGLFEVVDRLEE, via the coding sequence ATGCTGGTTCCTTTGGCAAACTGGTATGACCCAGCCAAGCGACGCCTCGAGGCTGTCCGGGCCACCCAGGAGCGCAACCAGGAGGCTTTGCTCGAGCTGCTGGAGGCCTACCTGACCCTAAAAAGCCGTAAGCGGGCTACTTTGAGTCCACGCACCCTCGAGAACTATCGGCTGGCGGTGCGCGATTACCTGGCCTGGGCCTGGTCAGAAACGCAGTCGCTGGAGATTCTTAAAGCTTCCAGCGACGACCTCGACCGTTATATCGCTCACTTACAGCTCTATGGCGGCAACCTCGAGCCAGGTGAGCGCCAGCGATTGAAGCCCGGCTCAATTGCTACCTATCTAGCAGGTGTGCGGGCTTTTTACCGGGCGCTCGAGTGGGCCAACGCCGCCAAACTCCCACAGGTGCATTCACCCCGCGACCCCACACCCCCGGAAGAACGCCGCCCTGCTTTGCCAGAAGATCTATATAAAAAGCTCTTAGATCACCTATCCGGGGCCGATCCTGAGCACCGCCGCGATCGCCTGGCGGTGCGCCTGATGGCCGAGGCCGGCCTGCGTATTAGTGAAGTGATTAACTTGTCGCTGGACGACCTGAGCCTGGCCGAGCGCCTGCTGCTGGTGCGCGCGGGTAAAGGCGGTAAGCAGCGCACGGTTCCGCTTTCCAAATCCCTGGCCCAGGAAATTCAGGACTGGCTTAAGCTACGCCTGGCCCATGCAGCCCCCAATGAGCAGTCGCTGCTGATCAACCTGGGGGGTCGTAAAGCCTATGGGCGTGCCATGACCGACAAATCCCTGCGCCGAATACTCAACCAACACTACCGCGACCTGGGCTTTCCCAAACGCTACTATGGGGCCCACATGCTGCGCCATACCGCCGGAACCCGCATATATAAGAAGAGCCGTGATCTGCACGCCACCGCCCGCCTTCTTGGGCACGCCAACGTAAACACCAGCGCCATCTACGCCAAGATGGATCTGGCGGGCCTATTTGAGGTGGTCGACAGGCTGGAAGAGTAA
- a CDS encoding S-layer homology domain-containing protein codes for MRIVSFVMVFVTAWSLALPLDVPNDHWAAPAVEEVVKRGWLQGYPGGTFRGEVALDRYQLATTLARVLADSPLPIREAEVRFKDVKPNHWALPGIRRMVGEGLVQGFPDQTYRGSSVLTRYQLAVVLDKLAQNLEIAPPAKAMRPGDLPGGHWAEAAVLRMTALEVLPLGSDGLFRGNEPVNRYQMARALWRIGQLTSAGNSVPVGSPVAASSPVAGSPGVVQQAQARPAAAASGAEPLTRVQTVQPPEAQQSTPLAAVSAVALPSEWAEASLEASLVHLGQARPSGRAWATFKYNDRQAMGLLRLEEKPILEAFYPLNEAVSVASEGWAWLEGGQKLMRLDLKSQTARYFGPIGQREAREALPPVFAAGVEQGLLGGVALDESRNYLALINGRPLCLPDCTKAAESVVLRLVLLGLNPDGLFAEYAYLLEAPGNRVVGLAWPKPRLLLVHEHDGKTSRIFAVDLNEADDLAFTEWDSPEAGLELKPRVKPVVKKLVLEAPLERPSGLAILSPTEVATIQNGLVRLRLEKPLW; via the coding sequence ATGAGGATTGTCTCATTCGTTATGGTCTTTGTAACGGCCTGGAGCCTGGCCCTTCCGCTGGACGTGCCCAACGATCACTGGGCGGCCCCAGCGGTGGAGGAAGTCGTCAAACGTGGGTGGTTGCAGGGCTACCCCGGTGGTACCTTCCGGGGCGAGGTGGCCCTCGACCGCTACCAGCTCGCCACCACCCTGGCCAGGGTACTGGCCGACAGCCCGCTGCCCATACGGGAAGCCGAGGTGCGTTTTAAAGATGTTAAACCCAACCACTGGGCCCTGCCGGGCATCCGCCGGATGGTAGGGGAGGGGCTGGTGCAGGGTTTCCCCGACCAGACCTACCGGGGGTCGTCGGTGCTGACCCGGTACCAGCTTGCGGTGGTGCTGGACAAGCTGGCCCAGAACCTGGAGATTGCGCCCCCGGCCAAGGCTATGCGCCCAGGCGACCTGCCCGGCGGCCACTGGGCAGAGGCGGCGGTTTTACGAATGACCGCCCTGGAAGTGCTGCCATTGGGCTCGGATGGCCTATTCAGGGGGAATGAGCCGGTGAACCGTTACCAGATGGCCCGGGCTCTGTGGCGCATCGGTCAGCTCACATCCGCAGGCAACTCGGTACCGGTTGGTTCACCCGTTGCTGCGAGCAGCCCGGTCGCTGGGTCGCCTGGGGTCGTTCAGCAGGCCCAGGCCCGGCCAGCCGCAGCAGCCAGTGGCGCCGAGCCGCTCACCCGGGTGCAGACCGTTCAGCCACCCGAGGCGCAGCAGAGCACGCCGTTGGCCGCTGTGAGCGCGGTTGCTTTGCCGTCCGAATGGGCTGAGGCTTCACTCGAGGCCAGCTTGGTGCACCTGGGGCAGGCGCGCCCAAGCGGCCGCGCCTGGGCCACCTTCAAGTACAACGATCGGCAGGCCATGGGCCTACTGCGGCTCGAGGAGAAACCCATTTTGGAAGCCTTTTATCCGCTCAACGAGGCCGTATCGGTAGCCAGCGAGGGCTGGGCCTGGCTCGAGGGTGGACAGAAGCTTATGCGCCTCGACCTGAAAAGCCAGACCGCGCGTTATTTCGGCCCCATCGGCCAGCGCGAGGCACGAGAAGCCCTGCCGCCCGTTTTTGCAGCAGGGGTGGAGCAGGGCCTGCTGGGCGGGGTGGCCCTGGATGAAAGCCGCAACTACCTGGCGCTGATCAACGGTCGGCCCCTGTGCTTACCCGACTGTACCAAGGCCGCGGAATCGGTGGTTTTGCGCCTGGTGTTGCTGGGCCTAAACCCGGACGGCCTGTTTGCTGAGTATGCCTACCTGCTCGAGGCGCCCGGCAACCGCGTGGTGGGCCTGGCCTGGCCCAAGCCAAGGCTGCTTTTGGTGCACGAGCACGACGGCAAAACCAGCCGCATCTTTGCGGTGGATCTCAACGAGGCCGACGACCTGGCCTTCACCGAGTGGGACAGCCCGGAGGCGGGCCTGGAACTGAAGCCGCGGGTAAAGCCGGTGGTGAAGAAACTGGTGCTCGAGGCCCCCCTGGAACGCCCCAGCGGACTGGCCATTCTGAGCCCGACCGAGGTCGCCACAATTCAGAACGGCCTCGTTCGGCTGCGCCTGGAGAAACCCCTGTGGTAA